Part of the Zingiber officinale cultivar Zhangliang chromosome 6A, Zo_v1.1, whole genome shotgun sequence genome, TtttaggttcttcttcttcttatatgTAGATCAATAATACATTTTTTTATAATTGAAAAATACACAATTTGATTTTTCTTTACAGTATACAAGAAACATTATCCCCCATCACCAGATGATGAAGTTTGGCGCCTGGAGAAGATTGGCAAAGATGGTGCCTTTCACAAGCGTCTAAGCATTTCAAATATTAATACTGTCAAGGAATTCCTGTGGTTATTTTGGAGGGATTCCACAAGGCTCCGAAATGTATTAACATGCATCTTTAGTATCCAATctgtttcatcatttttcaccTTCAGCAAAAAAACTTCCTTGtccatttttctttttcaaactAACCACAACTTAAGAATGAtactgtttattattattattattatatacgaATATACTAGATATTGGAaccttttttaaataatttctgcAGCACTAGAATTTCTACAATAATTTTTCATGATAACACTCTTCCTTTGCATATTATATTGTCAATGCAGATTTTAGGCAGTGGAATGTCTGCTAAGATGTGGGAAGTCACTGTCGATCACGCCCGAACATGTTTTCTTGGCGACGAGGTGCATGTATACTACCCAAATGGCCAAAGGAAAACTGGGTTCGTCTTCAATGTTGTTGGAGAAGTGCTCGGTACCTACTCGGAGCAGCAATTTATCCCGCTTTCTGAGCTCCAAAATAACGCAAAGGTGTGTATTTCCCTTATTTGCATACTCTTAACATATCCCTAACTTGTCGATGTCTAATTAGATAGAAGCACTTACTCTTGGGAAACAAGCATCTGAACATTGGAATGATGTTGTAACCTACGATAAAGATGAAATTCTGGGGACCTCTCTGCCTGAGCCTTCAATTTCTTTCTATGGAGCAGAAAACCTGTTTAGTAGCTTCCCCAGTCCCATCAAGAACGATGCCTTTGGTTTTGCTCACTCTGGCATTCTGTCACCTGATGTGTTCCCCATGGGTATCAGAGACTTTGATACTTACCCCCTTGATAATCATAGCGCTTCTCTCTTCGACGAGTGCAGCAGTCAAGCTTTCCACGGTGAAGAAAACTTCCATTACTTAACTAATCTCATTTCTGGCTCACCAGCAGATCTGCCAGTTACGGCTGCGCACACCAAACCTCGCAAAATTTGGAAGACCTTGTCAGTTGTGTTTATGTTCATAAGGAGGATTGTTATAACAATGAAGACAAGGGTACACAAAA contains:
- the LOC121995796 gene encoding calmodulin-binding protein 60 A-like; translation: MSQKRQPEEEREAGPSSTGRASPNEKRPRTFQWVVKEVLMLQKVNKWFEVMEPLMRKIIREEVEMAFSKHLASFTRQCEKQVGSAIRSLRLEFKNKLSLPIFTGSRIEGENSSAISVTLVDAFTGEVTTIGPVSSLKVEIVVLHGDFEVSEDGNWTADEFKNYIVKERDGKRSLLTGDAFLDLKGGIGVVGELVFTDNSSWTRSRKFRLGARIADGHCNGIRIREAKTEPFVVKDHRGELYKKHYPPSPDDEVWRLEKIGKDGAFHKRLSISNINTVKEFLWLFWRDSTRLRNILGSGMSAKMWEVTVDHARTCFLGDEVHVYYPNGQRKTGFVFNVVGEVLGTYSEQQFIPLSELQNNAKIEALTLGKQASEHWNDVVTYDKDEILGTSLPEPSISFYGAENLFSSFPSPIKNDAFGFAHSGILSPDVFPMGIRDFDTYPLDNHSASLFDECSSQAFHGEENFHYLTNLISGSPADLPVTAAHTKPRKIWKTLSVVFMFIRRIVITMKTRVHKT